GGCAGGGCGGAGCCGCCGGAGATGGTCATTGACTGCTCCTTGCCAGTGCCCCGGTCCTTGGCGGACACGTGCACGATGCCGTTGGCGTCGATGTCGAAGGAGACCTCGATCTGCGGGATACCGCGGGGGGCCGGGGCAATGCCGGTCAGCTCGAAGGTGCCCAGGGGCTTGTTGTCGCGGGCGAACTCGCGCTCACCCTGGTAGACCTGGATCAGCACCGAGGGCTGGTTGTCCTCGGCGGTGGAGAAGACCTCGGAGCGCTGGGTCGGAATAGCCGTGTTGCGCTCGATCAGCTTGGTCATCACCCCGCCCTTGGTCTCAATACCGAGGCTGAGGGGGGTAACGTCGATCAGCAGCACATCCTTGCGGTCACCCTGGATGACGCCGGCCTGCAGGGAGGCGCCGATGGCAACCACCTCATCGGGGTTGACGCCCTTGTTGGGCTCCTTACCCCCGGTCAACTCACGCACGACCTCGGTGACGGCCGGCATCCTGGTGGAGCCGCCGACCAGAACCACATGGTCGATCTCGGACAGGGAGACGCCGGCGTCCTTGATGACGTTACGGAAGGGCACCTTGGTGCGTTCGATCAGATCCGCGGTCATCTCCTCGAACTGGGCGCGGGTCAGGCGCTCGTCGAGGTGAATGGGGCCGGCCTCGCTCATGGACAGGTACTGCAGGTTGATGTCGGTGCTCATCGCGCTGGAGAGCTCCTTCTTGGCCTGCTCGGCCGCGTCCTTCAGGCGCTGCATGGCGATCTTGTCCTTGGACAGATCCACGCCCGAGGAGTCCTTGACCCGCTTGACCAGCCAGTTGACGATGCGGTCGTCCCAGTCGTCACCGCCCAGGCGGTTGTCGCCGTTTGTGGCGCGCACCTGGATGGTGGAGAAGCCGTCCTCGTCCTTGCCGACCTCCAGCAGGGAGACGTCGAAGGTGCCGCCACCCAGGTCGAAGACCAGGATGAGCTCGTCCTCCTTGCCCTTGTCCAGACCGTAGGCCAGTGCCGCGGCAGTGGGCTCGTTGACGATACGGTCCACGGTCAGGCCAGCGATGGTGCCGGCCTCCTTGGTGGCCTGACGCTCGGCGTCATTGAAGTAGGCGGGGACGGTGATGACGGCGTTGGTGACGCTCTCACCCAGGTAGGCCTCGGCGTCGGCCTTGAGCTTGGCCAGGATGCGGGCGCTGATCTCCTGGGCGGTGTACTTCTTGCCGTCGATGTCGACGGACCAGTCGGTGCCCATGTGGCGCTTGACGGAGGAGATGGTGCGCTCGACGTTGGTTACCGCCTGGCGCTTGGCGACCTCACCTACCAGCACCTCGCCCGACTTGGAGAAGGCGACCACGGATGGCGTGGTGCGTCCACCCTCCGCGTTCGGGATGATGGTGGGCTCCCCGCCCTCCAGGACGGCAATGGCGGAGTTGGTGGTTCCGAGGTCGATGCCGACGGCACGTGCCATGGGTGCTCCTTGATGTCTCGTAGTATTGAAGTTGAGTGGTATGCACTCAGGATCGCGGTTGAGCGTGGTCTTGTCAACTCCACGCCCCGCAGCCTTGAGTCTGACCGGCTCAACCCCAAACGACCCGCTTCTATTCCACCCCCTCATCGCTCTCCTCCCTCTCCTCCCCCTCCTCCCTCACCCTCGCTCTCCCTCACCGAGTTCGGTCGATATAACCAACGAGATCGGTCGATATAACCAACGAGATCGAGGGTGAAGGAGCAGCCATGACGTCATTGAAGGATCTGGACCGCGGCCCGGGTCAAGAGGGAGAAATCGGGCAATCAACCCTCACAACCGGAGCCCGGCGCCCACCGCCTTAAGCATCGTCCCCACCGTGTTAAGCGCTCCCTTGCGCGGCAGCTGTGCAAGCTCCTTCAGCCGCGCAGGGATCAGGCGGGCGTGGCCGCTGCCCGCCGCATGGGCGATGGCCAATGCCAACAGCGGATGGGTGTCCAGTGCACTGTGCCCCAAATCAGCGACCGGCGCTAGGACCGTGTCGGGAGCCAGGGCGACGATCTGCTGGGCGACCGGGCGAGGAGTGCGCAGGTCCCGCTCCCCGGAGACGACGACGGTCGGGAAGTCGTAACCGGACACGGCGCGACGCAGATCCACGGGGGTTCCGCGAAAATCGGGCGCCCGCGTGGCGGCCTCGGCGGAGACGAGCTGGGGATCCAGCGGTCCACCGTCCGGGGGCAGCCCGTAACCGAGCTCGCCGTAGGCTATGCCGCATACGAGATCCGGCTCCACCACGGACGCAATCCCCTCATCGATCTCCTCGCGTCCGCCCCACACCAGCGTCTCCCACAGCCATCCCATGCGCCCGTCGAGCCAGGCGTCGACCAGCGCCTGGAGCGCCTGCACGCCCGCGACCTCGTAGACCGCCGGGATCACCTGGGCGAGCTCGTCGGCCGGCCGGGTCTCGGCCAGCGCCCGAATCTGTGCGGCGACGGCGCGGGTTGCGGCGTCGTCGCCGTCCCACAGGAGACGACGCCGGCATTCACGGGTTGCGGCCAGGTCGCCGACCGGATCGAGTATGGGTGAGTCGAGCACGAGCGCCTGCACCCGTTCGGGGTGCCGCACAGCTAACAGTTGCGCCAAATAGGTGCCGTAGCTAGCCCCAAGGACCGTGACCCGCTCCACGCCCTCGGCGTCGAGCACGGCCGCGAGATCGTCGGCCGCCTCCACACCGGTCACGTCCGATACCAGCAGGTCGGTGCCGGTGCTGTCACGCCGGGACCTGCCCACACCGCGGTGCTCGACCATGAGCAGGTCCATGCCGCGCCGAGCCGCCTGGGCCCGCAGCCCCGCATACGGAGTGAATGACGATAGCCCGGGGCCGCCGGGAATCACCAGCGTTGGACTGGCCGACCTCGGCCCACTGCGCAGATAGGCGAGTTCGAACTCGCGCCCGCCCGCAAGTCGCCTGCAAACCGACGTCGCACCCCGCGGAAACACAACCCGCGAGCGCAGCTTCAGTGGTGGCATGCCCGCACCCTACCAACCCGCACGAATAAGCGGCTGACCGAGGGACGGTAGGCGGAGGAGCGCCGCGCGCCGGGCAGCGCAAAACAAAAGTCTGACAAACGATTTCATGACAACGCGGCCCGAGGGGGTCTAGGCTGCGACATGTAGTGCATGTCACTTCCCCTTCCATCTCGACGAGGAGTTCCCTATGGCGAATCCACCAACCGCAGCCGCACCCTCAGCGGGCAGACGCGCCACCCAGGAGGAGATCGACGCCTTCTTCGCGCCGCCCACCAAAGAGGTGGGGCCGTTCTTCATCGCCGCCTACCTTGCCGCCCAGCTCTTCTTCTTCATCGCCCTCATGGGACCGGCGATTGTGTCGATCCAGAACAAGGCCATTGCCATGTTCCCGGACGACACCGCCGCCCAGGCCGGCGCCGTCTCTCAGATCGCCGGCCTGGGTGCCTTGGGTGCGGTCTTCGCCAATGTGATCTTCGGGCAGATCTCCGACCGCACCATGTGGCGCTGGGGACGCCGCCGCCCCTGGCTGGTGATCGGCATGCTGGGCATGACCGTCGGCCTGGTCATCATGGGACTGACCAATACCGTCCCACTGGTCGCGATCGGTTGGCTCATCGCGCAGATCGGCGCCAACGCCGCCCTGGCACCCTTCGTCGCAGTGCTGTCCGACCAGGTGCCGGAGTTCCAGCGAGCCCGTATCAGCTCCATGATCTCCATCGCCCAGAACCTGGCCATCCTTATCGCCACCTACCTCTCCAACGGTCTTAAGAACAACCTTGAGGTCCTGTACATCGCCCCGGCCATCCCGGCCATCCTGTTCATGACCTTCTTCGCGTTCGTCCTGCCGGACAAGCAGCTGACCATTAAGCCCCCGCGGCTGGACTTCATCGGCCTGCTCAAGACCTTCTGGGTCAACCCGATCGCGCATCCCGACTACGCTCTGGCCTGGGCCGGGCGTTTCCTCATCACCCTTTGCTCCTTCGCCTTCACCACCTACCGCCTGATGTACTTGGTCAACCGGGTCGGCCTGACGAGGGACGACGCTCTGGGCGTCATCGCGACATCCGTGCTCATCTACACGATTGCGCTCATGGCCGCCAGCTTCGTGGGCGGGCAGCTGTCCGACCGACTCCACCGCCGCAAGGCCTTTGTCTTCGCCGCCTCGGCCCTGTTCGGCGTCGGCACCCTCATGCTGGCACACACCACCACAGTTTCAGGCTTCTACATGGTGGAAGCCGTCATGGGCCTGGCCTACGGCGTCTACATCTCCGTTGACCTGGCCCTCGTGGTGGACGTCCTGCCCAACCCGGACAACGCCGGCAAGGACCTGGGTGTGTTCAACATCGCCAACGCCCTGCCGCAGTCGCTCGCCCCGTACATGGCGCCTTTCTTCCTGGGCATCGGCTCAGCCGACAAGACGAACTACCCGGCGCTGTGCTACTTCGCCGGTATCTGCGCCATAGTTGGCGGCGTGCTGGCCATCTTCATCAAGAAGGTGAAGTAGCCGCACCAGCTGCGGCCGCCGCCCGGTAACGGACGGACGGCCGGCAAAGCGCCCGGTGGCACCCCGGCTCACAGCCGGCGGCACCACCGGGCGCCGTTGTTCCCCAGGATGGACGGACACTCAGCTGACCCATATGCGGCACTGGTAACTTGGCTACGCAAGGCTCACTGCGTCGACACAGCATTCGACGCAGCGCCGCCGTCGCAGCACAGCCAGCATCCGCGCCCGAAGGAGCCCCGTGTCCACCCGTCCAACCGTCCCTTCCGGCTCGCTCTCCGGCCTCAGCCGCCTGCGCCGCCGTTGGGAGTTAGGCTACGGCGCCTGGATCCTGGGCATGGCGGTTTTTGCCACCTGGACGGTCCTAGTGCACGCCGGCTACACCGACCGCCTCGACGTCACCCTGACCGCGCCCCCGCTGCCGCCCCGATCGGGCCGAGGGCAGGTACTTGAGGCGATCTCGCTGCTCACCCACCCGCTGCTGATCTACACGGCTATCGGGTTCGCCGCAATCATCGCCTACCAGCAGCGCATGCGGCGCCTGGCCACCGCCCTGGTGACCTCCCTGTTCGGCCTGCCGCTGCAGATAGTCATCGCCACCTGGATCGACCACGCCCGCCCCTCCTCCGCCTTCGCCGATTCGCTGTCCTACCGCGGCTTCGCCTACCCCGCCGGACACGCCGTCGCCATGACTGTGGCCGCATGGGTGCTGGTCACCCTCACCCGGGCCCGACGCCGCCCCACCTCCCAGGTGCGCCTGTGGCGGGGAGCCGGTGTTCTCGCCGTCGTCTTGACCTGCATGAGCCAGTGGGCCATGGGGCTGCAGTCCGTATCCGATCTGCTAGGAGGAGTTCTGCTGGGCGCCACCGTGGCCAACCTCGCCCTGAGCGTGGGCGGGGTCGAGGAGATCCTGGCCTCCTGGGCGCATATCGGTCTGCCACCGACCACCGTGGACAAACGTGCCGCCATCATCTACAACCCCACCAAGTTCGACGACCTCTCTCTACTGCGCCGCCGTGTGGAGTCCAAGGTGCTGGCAGCCGGCTGGCAGCCCACGCTCTGGTTGGAGACCACTCCCGACGACGCCGGCCACGAGCAGGCGCGGCGCGCCCTGGACGCCGACGTCGACCTGGTGCTGGCAGCTGGCGGAGACGGCACCGTGCGCGCCGTCGCCGGCGAGCTGGCGGGAAGCGAGGTGCCCATGGCGCTACTTCCCGCAGGCACCGGCAACCTACTGGCCCGCAACCTGCAGGTGCCGTTGGATGCCGATGCCGCCCTGCGGCTGGCGCTTTCCGGAACCACCCGGGCCATCGACGTGGTGCGCTGCACCTGGGACGGGGGCACCGACCTCTTCGTGGTGATGGCCGGGCTCGGTCTGGATGCGCGCATCATGGCCGACACCAGCGACGACCTTAAGAAGGTGATCCGCTCCGGCGCCTATGTGCTGGCCGCCGTGCAAAACGCGGTTCCGCGCCCATTCGCCGTCGATGTGGAGCTCGACGGCGACGCGGGCGCCTTAGCCGAAGCCGGCGGGCAGCGGGTGGTGATGGCGCTGCTGGGCAACGTCGGCACAATCACCGGCGGGATGACGATCTTCCCGCAGGCCGTGCCCGACGACGGGCTTGTGGACCTGCTGCTGACCGGTCCCAACCGGGTGGCAGACTGGGCGAAGGTCGGTGCCGGTCTGTTGATCGGCCAGGACGTGGACGGTGTCAGCCACCACCAGGCCCGCAAGTTGACCCTGACCACCCCCGAGCCGGTACCCTTCGAGCTCGACGGCGACCCCGTGGGCCGCACCCGGAAACTGGTGGCCCAGGTCGAGCCCGGCGCCCTACACATAGTCGTCCCCTCCCCCGAGTTCGGTCGAAATAACCATCGAGTTCGGTCGAAATAACCGTCGAGTTCGGTCGAAATAACCGTCGAGTTCGGTCGAAATAACCGTCGAGTTCGGTCGAAATAACCGGCTCTTCCGGTTTAAGGGTGTTGGCGGTGGTGGTGTAGGCCCTGTCGGCTGCCGGCCGCGTACTTGGACCGCGTTCCTGCGGTTGGACCGGGCTTCTGCGCTTGGACCGGGCTTCTGCGCTTGGACCGGGCTTCTGCGCTTGGACCGTCTGAGAGTGCGTTTCAGGTGGTCCAACCGCAGCCCGGTGGTCCATCCGGGTGGGCATGCTGATTCAGACCGGTGCGGTTACCTTGGACACCGGCACATCCAAGGCCAACGGTCAAGATGCCGTAGTCCGCATACGTGGTCAACAGCCTGCCCAGCCGGTCTGGGGCCCGGCTGGGCCGCGGGCCCGGTTCGTCGTCAAAGGCGTTCCAGCCGATCGAACAAGGGAGGCCCCGGCCGGCAACCAGACGCCCCGACCCGCCCACCACACCAGGGCGGAAGGCCAGCACCTGAGAGCCAAAGCGCCCAGAATCGACACAAACACCCCGCCCCCGCCCAGCCCACACCCTCAGACTCGCTGAAACCATGCGGACCTAGTGGGCCGCTTCAGATGCGAGAACATCGTTCGTGCCGAATCCGGACACTTCCCCCACCCCGCCAGCCCCACCAACCGAACTCGATCGTCATATCTACCGAACTCGATGGTCATATCGACCGAACTCGACGGTAACGTCGACCGATCTCAACGAGTTGGGAGGCGGGCGCCGACACTCATCTCACCCGGCACTCGTCCCACCCCCACTCATCTCACCCGGCACTCGTCCCACCCCCACTCATCTCACCCGGCACTCATTTAAACTGGGGCGATCCGCCGTCGACTACAGGCATGACCACAGGCAGGAGCCCCATGCGTTCACGACTCACCGTCGCACTGGGCCGTACGGCCCGCACCCTGGCCCGTCTACGCGGCGGCGGTTCCGGTGGCACCGCCTTCCCTGGCCTGGTCATGGAGCGCGCGGACCCCGGCTTCCTCGCCCGCACCCTGGGCCAGCTGCCGCACGGGGTGGTGCTGGTCTCCGGCACGAACGGCAAGACCACTACCACCAAGATGGTGGTGCAGCTGCTGCGCGACCAGGGCCTGAAGGTATTCACCAACCGCACCGGCTCCAACTTCGTGCGCGGCGTGTTGGCGGCCCTACTCACCGAGGTCGACGCCGCCGGCCACCTGGACGCCGACGTCGCCGTGCTCGAACTCGACGAGGCGCACGCCGTCCACTTCGTCCGCGCCGTTAAGCCGCGAGCCGCCCTCATGCTAAACGTCATGCGCGACCAGCTGGACCGCTTCGGCGAGATCGACTACACGGCCTCCCTGCTGCGCCAGGCCGCCCTGTCCACGCGCGACGTGGTGGTGGTCAACGCCGACGATCCGCGCCTGAACGGGGAGCGCTTCCTGGAGGGACTATCCGCCCGCACTGCTGCCTTCGGGGTGGGCCCCGCCCTGCGCTCGGTGTTCCTGTCCGACGACGATCTGCGCGCCGAGCAGGCCGCCACCGCCGACGACCGCGCACCTAACGACGACGACGCACCCGATTCCGCCGCCGCACCCGGGGCACTCGCGGACGCCGCGGCCGAGTCCGACGCCGACCGGAACGCTCTCGCCTCTCCCTGCCCGGCGCCGCGCGTGCGCCTGGTGGCACTGGCCGGCAACGAGGCCTCCATTGAGGTTGACGGCGCTGAGCACCGGGCGACCTTCGCCATCCCAGGCATCCACAATGTGCTCAACGCCTGCGCCGCTCTGACCCTGGTGCTGGAGGTGCTCGGGGACCGGGCCGACCTGCCCCGTCTGCTAGACACCCTGGCCGAGATCCGCCCGGCCTTCGGCCGCGGCGAGGTCATCACCCTGGATGGTCGCCCGGTGCAGCTGGCCCTGGTGAAGAACCCGGCCGGCTTCCGCATGAGCCTCTTGTCCGCCCCCACCGCCCGGGCCGACGCCACTGCCCTGGCCGACGCCGCGCGAGCCGGCGCCACCAGCCGCGCCGACACTGCAACCGCCGCGAACCGGCCTCGGCCCGACGAGCTGATCATGATCGCCATCAATGACGAGTACGCCGACGGCCGTGACATGTCCTGGCTGTGGGATGTGGACTTCACCTCCCTGAAGCGGGCCGGGGTCGCCGTCGTCACGGGCGTGCGCGCCTGGGACATGGCGCTGCGGCTGCGCTACGACGAGGTGCCCGTCGACGTCGTCGAACCGGATCTGGAGGCCGCGCTGGACGCCCTGCGCGAGCGGGCCGCCGCCGCGGACCGCCCCATGCGCATTTACACCAGTTACACCGCCATGCTGGCGCTGCGCGCCCGCCTCGGGAACCTGACCGAAGTCGAGGAGGTCATGAAGTGAGCACCGCACCCACCGTCTACCCCCATACCGGCGACGGCCCTGCCCGCGGCCGCATCCGCGTGCTGCAGCTGTATCCGCGGGACATGAACATCTACGGCGACTGGGGGAATCTGCTCACCCTGGCCCGTCGTGGGCAGTGGCACGGCTACGACGTCGAGCGCTTCTCATACAACCCCGGCGATGAGTTGCCGCAGGAGGTCGATCTGGTGCTGGGCGGCGGCGGCCAGGACTCCGGGCAGGAACGCATCAAGGACGACCTGGTGCGGATCGGCCCGTGTCTGCGGCAGTGGGCGGCGGATGGCGTGCCCATGCTGGTCATCTGCGGCCTGTACCAGTTGTTCGGGCACCGCTTCGTGACCGGTGAGGGCTCCCAGATTCCCGGGATCGGGCTGCTGGACGCCGAGACAACGGCCGGGCCGGGGCGGCTGATCGGCAACATTGTGCTGGACTCCCCCGAGTTCGGCCGGGTGGTCGGCTATGAGAACCACTCCGGGCTGACCACGCTCGGCCCCGGCGCCGAGCCTTTGGGGGCGGTGCGCTTGGGCGATGGCAACAACGGCAAGGACGGCGTGGAGGGTGCCCGGTTCAAGCACGTGATCGGCACCTACCTGCACGGCCCGCTGCTGCCGAAGAACCCCGCGGTGGCCGACTGGCTGCTTGAGCGGGCGGTCGAGCTGCGTGGCGGGGCCTGGGATCCGCTGCCGATCGACGACGCCGATGCCCGCCGTGCCAGCAACGTCGCCGCCTCCCGGCCGAGGTGACGCGCTGTGGCCACGCCTGAGTTCATTATCGAGCTGCGCAAGAAGATCGGGCACGACCAGTTGTGGCTGCCCGGCGTCAGCGTCGTGGTAGTGGCGCCGGACGGTCGGCTGCTGCTGGGTCAGCGCTCAGACAACGGCGCGTGGGCGGTGGTCTCCGGGATACCCGAGCCTGGCGAGCAGCCGGCTGCCGCGGCAAGGCGCGAATGCCTGGAGGAGACCGGCGTCGACCCGCAGATTATCGGGGTGGCCGGGGTGAGCGCCGGGAAGCCGCACACCTTCCCCAACGGGGACCGTTGCGTGTTCATGGATATCACCTTCGCCGCCCGAGCGGATGCCGCGCAGGTCGAGCAGGCACATGTGGCCGACGATGAGTCGACGGCGGTGGGCTGGTTTGCTCCGGACGCGCTGCCGACCCCGCTGGTCGCCTCGACCCCGGGGCGCATCGACACCGCTCTGGCGTGGCTCGCGTTTCCCGAAGTCGGTCCAAGTTTCCGGTGACGGGCTCCGTGACGCGCTCCCGCTGACGGACGACGGCACGGTGCGGTCAGCCGACGCGGCGCCCAGGCGCGCTTCAGCTGGCGGACCACGGCGCGGCGTCGCTGTTACGAGCCTTTGTCCTCTACTGCGAGCTTTTGTCGCCTACTGCGAGCTTTTGCACCCTGGTGTATGGCAAATATCCGCACACCAGGGTGCAAAAGCTCGCAACAGACGGAGCCACGCCCTCCAGTCAGGTGCTCACGCACTCGTCAGTCGGGTCAGACGTCGATTGTGCGTAGGAGTTGGGGTTCTGGGAGTTGGCCGTTGATGATGTAGTCGCGGAACACGGGCACTGCCTGTTCGCCGGTGAAGATCTCCTCGGGGTGCAGGTCGATGGTGTAGGGCTCGGGCGAGCCGTTATCCCAGGACAGCGGCATCCACCGGTCGGGGTCCGCAACCGGTTCACGCTCCAACACGTAATGAACATACGAGCCATCCGGGTCGGGTACGCGGGCCTCGATCGTCATCGCCCGATTAGACCCAGCCGCCTGCATATACCGCATCCGCTCCGGATCATCATCAGCCAACTCATCAGGAAACCTCACCCCCTCGGGAAGAGGTTGAACCCCTAAAGAAAAATAGGCGCCTTCAGTGAGGTACGTGGGGTAGGTGAGCTGTCTTTGCATCTGGTCGGCGATCATCTCCGGAGTCTGACGAACCTTGAATCGCTCCCCTCGCCCGTGACGAGCATCCGCATTCCAAGTTACGAAGTAATTCACTATTCGCTTCCTTTCATGCTCTGAGGCGGTTGGTCAGTATTGTCTGGGTGCTTGAAGAACTTCAACATCGGTGTTTTCGATGATGCGTCCGTCCGGCAGCGTCACCCGGGCGGGGTTGTCCGGCGAGACCAGGTTGTCGAATGCTTCTTGTTGTCCTCCGTAGCGTGCGCTGCCGGGCTTGAGTCAGGCAAGACGGGATGGCCCGCCCCGGGGCGCGTGTCAGCGCCCGGGGCGGGCCTTGGAACCACAGTCGGTGGGGCTGGAGCGGGGGTTCAGGCGTTGGTGGGCCAGGTGTTCAGGATGGTGGGGTAGGTGTCGGGAGTGCCGTAGGTGAACACCGCACCGTTAGCGGTCGGGGAGGAGGCCGTGGCCAGGGCACCGGCCTGCGCCCAGTGGGGTGAGGTGGTGGGGAAGAACAGCTTCCACCCCTGCACATAGTCATACGGCTCAGGATGATCCTTGACAGGATGCCCCCGACGCCGAAGGGCGCCGATCTCCGGCTCCAGGATGTCCGCACCCAAGGCGACCAGACGATCGGCGAACGCGCCGTTGGTGGCTATGAGTTCAGCGAACTCACTACTATGGAAATCAAGCTCCACGTGACCCTTATCGGGCTGCCAGCCACCGATCGCAATGCTGATGGAGGCGCCGTCGGCGCGGTCCACATCCCCGGAGAACAAAGAGAACATCACGCCGGACAGGTCGGGCTCGATGTTGGCGTGCATGACGGCGAGGAACTCCTCCAGGGTGGTGATCTCGGGGTTCGCCGCGGCCTTCGCCTTGACGTGATTGGCTTGCCGCCAGGGATTCAGGGTGGGGTGCAGGCCCCGCAACTGCTGGATCAGCTCCCAGGACCGCCCGGCCTCCTCCTCCATATGCTCTTCCTGCCCCGGACGATGCATCCTGAACGCAAGCTCCCACTTCACGGTCATCAGTAGGTGTCCCTTCCCTCGTGTTCCTTGTCTCGGTTAATGGTATCAGAGGTGAATGCGCCCGGTGTGGGTTAGAAGTCCGGTGGGGTGTGCACCAACTCAATCCCAGCAGGGAATCGCCCTTTGCTTTGCAAGTCTTTGAGTAGGTCGAGCATTTCGGGTTCGGCCACATGCCAGCGTATAGGCGTATTGGCGCCAACCGCCCGCACTGCCCCTACCTGTCTCCGCGCAGACTTTACCAACTCGTTTATGACCTTGTTGCCGAATGGGGTTTGGGTGAGGTTGTAGTAGGAGCCTTTGGCGTCGTGGAGGATACCGTCGTAGAAGCCGTCGAACTCCACGCCGTCGACGTAGTAGGAGTCCTCAATAGTCACGCCGGTGACCTGCTCCTCATACGCCTGGGAACGATTAGACTTACTATGATTCTTACCCGGCCCCCACTCGCCCGGACCACCATCACTAGCACCACGGGTGGGCTTGCGCACACCCGGATAGTGATTCCCGTCCCGCGGCACATAAGGACAATCAGCCCCCTTACCTCCACGCGGACGCCCACCACTGCTGCCGGTGCCCGTCCCGCCGCCTTTAGGACGGGACGGGGTGCTGGAGGCCCGTGAGGCCCACGGGCTGCGGGGCGCGCGAGGTGTGGTGCCGGCGGTGGCCAGGGCGGGGCGGGGTCCGAGGCTTTTCAGGCCGTCGGACAGGTTGTCCATCAGCGTGTTGGCCCGTTTGAACAGCTTCCCCAGGCTGGAGGCGGACTTGACCACCGCGGTGACCTCACGACGCAGACGGGCCGCCCACTTGGACACATCCTTCATCAGTGACGGCGCCGCCCAGATCGCCGCCAGCCCCGCGGTCGCCACCGTGGCCGCCAACTTGATACTCAGCTTCGCCAGCACATCGGCGATCGCGTCACGCACCATGTCATGCACGACCTGCACGATCACCGACGCCACCGTCAACCCCTTGGAGACAGCCTCCGCCAACGACGCCACCAACGACAACCGCACCGCATTATCCAACTGAAACGACTTATACGCCCTCACCGCTTCGGAGGACTGCCCGCCCAGCCGCACCCTAATGGAGTCGGTCAGATCCGTGCTGCACGTGTCCAGCTTGGCGGCGATATTCGCCCACGTCCCCGCACCCGCAGCCACCTGCCCCGGATGACCGGTCAGCTCATACAACCAGGTCTTGAGCGGATCCAGATGCTCAATCGCCCACCCGATCACCGTGCCCAGCGCCTCACCAATCGGATCAGTAACCAACGCCACCGCATCCGCCGCCGTACCGAACCCCGCAAGCGCATCATCCACCCACGAATCCGTCTTCAACGCATCAACAACATCCTGACCATCCTCAACCAGACGCAACCCCGACAACCCCGTCGACGTCTCCTGCGCCTCCACCACCAACGAACCACCACCGGCGTAACCACCGCCCGAGAAAACGCCGGTACCGCCCCCGTACTCCCCGACAGGCAAACCACCACCAGTACCATCACCGGCGCCGAAGCTGCCACCCCGACCACCAAAACCACCACCGGTGCCGCCGAAGCCGCTGCTA
This genomic stretch from Actinomyces qiguomingii harbors:
- the dnaK gene encoding molecular chaperone DnaK encodes the protein MARAVGIDLGTTNSAIAVLEGGEPTIIPNAEGGRTTPSVVAFSKSGEVLVGEVAKRQAVTNVERTISSVKRHMGTDWSVDIDGKKYTAQEISARILAKLKADAEAYLGESVTNAVITVPAYFNDAERQATKEAGTIAGLTVDRIVNEPTAAALAYGLDKGKEDELILVFDLGGGTFDVSLLEVGKDEDGFSTIQVRATNGDNRLGGDDWDDRIVNWLVKRVKDSSGVDLSKDKIAMQRLKDAAEQAKKELSSAMSTDINLQYLSMSEAGPIHLDERLTRAQFEEMTADLIERTKVPFRNVIKDAGVSLSEIDHVVLVGGSTRMPAVTEVVRELTGGKEPNKGVNPDEVVAIGASLQAGVIQGDRKDVLLIDVTPLSLGIETKGGVMTKLIERNTAIPTQRSEVFSTAEDNQPSVLIQVYQGEREFARDNKPLGTFELTGIAPAPRGIPQIEVSFDIDANGIVHVSAKDRGTGKEQSMTISGGSALPKEDIDRMVKEAEAHAEEDKKRREEAETRNMAEQQVYSIDKLLKDNKDKLPQDVSSEVAAAVDELKKALEGTDIEPVKAAQEKLNEVSQKIGQALYASEQAAQAAGADSAQAQSSTEDDDVVDAEIVDDEDAK
- a CDS encoding alpha/beta fold hydrolase — encoded protein: MPPLKLRSRVVFPRGATSVCRRLAGGREFELAYLRSGPRSASPTLVIPGGPGLSSFTPYAGLRAQAARRGMDLLMVEHRGVGRSRRDSTGTDLLVSDVTGVEAADDLAAVLDAEGVERVTVLGASYGTYLAQLLAVRHPERVQALVLDSPILDPVGDLAATRECRRRLLWDGDDAATRAVAAQIRALAETRPADELAQVIPAVYEVAGVQALQALVDAWLDGRMGWLWETLVWGGREEIDEGIASVVEPDLVCGIAYGELGYGLPPDGGPLDPQLVSAEAATRAPDFRGTPVDLRRAVSGYDFPTVVVSGERDLRTPRPVAQQIVALAPDTVLAPVADLGHSALDTHPLLALAIAHAAGSGHARLIPARLKELAQLPRKGALNTVGTMLKAVGAGLRL
- a CDS encoding MFS transporter, translated to MANPPTAAAPSAGRRATQEEIDAFFAPPTKEVGPFFIAAYLAAQLFFFIALMGPAIVSIQNKAIAMFPDDTAAQAGAVSQIAGLGALGAVFANVIFGQISDRTMWRWGRRRPWLVIGMLGMTVGLVIMGLTNTVPLVAIGWLIAQIGANAALAPFVAVLSDQVPEFQRARISSMISIAQNLAILIATYLSNGLKNNLEVLYIAPAIPAILFMTFFAFVLPDKQLTIKPPRLDFIGLLKTFWVNPIAHPDYALAWAGRFLITLCSFAFTTYRLMYLVNRVGLTRDDALGVIATSVLIYTIALMAASFVGGQLSDRLHRRKAFVFAASALFGVGTLMLAHTTTVSGFYMVEAVMGLAYGVYISVDLALVVDVLPNPDNAGKDLGVFNIANALPQSLAPYMAPFFLGIGSADKTNYPALCYFAGICAIVGGVLAIFIKKVK
- a CDS encoding diacylglycerol kinase family protein; translation: MSTRPTVPSGSLSGLSRLRRRWELGYGAWILGMAVFATWTVLVHAGYTDRLDVTLTAPPLPPRSGRGQVLEAISLLTHPLLIYTAIGFAAIIAYQQRMRRLATALVTSLFGLPLQIVIATWIDHARPSSAFADSLSYRGFAYPAGHAVAMTVAAWVLVTLTRARRRPTSQVRLWRGAGVLAVVLTCMSQWAMGLQSVSDLLGGVLLGATVANLALSVGGVEEILASWAHIGLPPTTVDKRAAIIYNPTKFDDLSLLRRRVESKVLAAGWQPTLWLETTPDDAGHEQARRALDADVDLVLAAGGDGTVRAVAGELAGSEVPMALLPAGTGNLLARNLQVPLDADAALRLALSGTTRAIDVVRCTWDGGTDLFVVMAGLGLDARIMADTSDDLKKVIRSGAYVLAAVQNAVPRPFAVDVELDGDAGALAEAGGQRVVMALLGNVGTITGGMTIFPQAVPDDGLVDLLLTGPNRVADWAKVGAGLLIGQDVDGVSHHQARKLTLTTPEPVPFELDGDPVGRTRKLVAQVEPGALHIVVPSPEFGRNNHRVRSK
- a CDS encoding Mur ligase family protein, whose protein sequence is MRSRLTVALGRTARTLARLRGGGSGGTAFPGLVMERADPGFLARTLGQLPHGVVLVSGTNGKTTTTKMVVQLLRDQGLKVFTNRTGSNFVRGVLAALLTEVDAAGHLDADVAVLELDEAHAVHFVRAVKPRAALMLNVMRDQLDRFGEIDYTASLLRQAALSTRDVVVVNADDPRLNGERFLEGLSARTAAFGVGPALRSVFLSDDDLRAEQAATADDRAPNDDDAPDSAAAPGALADAAAESDADRNALASPCPAPRVRLVALAGNEASIEVDGAEHRATFAIPGIHNVLNACAALTLVLEVLGDRADLPRLLDTLAEIRPAFGRGEVITLDGRPVQLALVKNPAGFRMSLLSAPTARADATALADAARAGATSRADTATAANRPRPDELIMIAINDEYADGRDMSWLWDVDFTSLKRAGVAVVTGVRAWDMALRLRYDEVPVDVVEPDLEAALDALRERAAAADRPMRIYTSYTAMLALRARLGNLTEVEEVMK